A single region of the Pan troglodytes isolate AG18354 chromosome 22, NHGRI_mPanTro3-v2.0_pri, whole genome shotgun sequence genome encodes:
- the ADAMTS1 gene encoding A disintegrin and metalloproteinase with thrombospondin motifs 1, with the protein MQRAVPEGFGRRKLGSDMGNAERAPGSRSFGPVPTLLLLAAALLAVSDALGRPSEEDEELVVPELERAPGHGTTRLRLHAFDQQLDLELRPDSSFLAPGFTLQNVGRKSGSETPLPETDLAHCFYSGTVNGDPSSAAALSLCEGVRGAFYLLGEAYFIQPLPAASERLATAAPGEKPPAPLQFHLLRRNRQGDVGGTCGVVDDEPRPTGKAETEDEDEGTEGEDEGAQWSPQDPALQGVGQPTGTGSIRKKRFVSSHRYVETMLVADQSMAEFHGSGLKHYLLTLFSVAARLYKHPSIRNSVSLVVVKILVIHDEQKGPEVTSNAALTLRNFCNWQKQHNPPSDRDAEHYDTAVLFTRQDLCGSQTCDTLGMADVGTVCDPSRSCSVIEDDGLQAAFTTAHELGHVFNMPHDDAKQCASLNGVNQDSHMMASMLSNLDHSQPWSPCSAYMITSFLDNGHGECLMDKPQNPIQLPGDLPGTSYDANRQCQFTFGEDSKHCPDAASTCSTLWCTGTSGGVLVCQTKHFPWADGTSCGEGKWCINGKCVNKTDRKHFDTPFHGSWGMWGPWGDCSRTCGGGVQYTMRECDNPVPKNGGKYCEGKRVRYRSCNLEDCPDNNGKTFREEQCEAHNEFSKASFGSGPAVEWIPKYAGVSPKDRCKLICQAKGIGYFFVLQPKVVDGTPCSPDSTSVCVQGQCVKAGCDRIIDSKKKFDKCGVCGGNGSTCKKISGSVTSAKPGYHDIITIPTGATNIEVKQRNQRGSRNNGSFLAIKAADGTYILNGDYTLSTLEQDIMYKGVVLRYSGSSAALERIRSFSPLKEPLTIQVLTVGNALRPKIKYTYFVKKKKESFNAIPTFSAWVIEEWGECSKSCELGWQRRLVECRDINGQPASECAKEVKPASTRPCADHPCPQWQLGEWSSCSKTCGKGYKKRSLKCLSHDGGVLSHESCDPLKKPKHFIDFCTMAECS; encoded by the exons ATGCAGCGAGCTGTGCCCGAGGGGTTCGGAAGGCGCAAGCTGGGCAGCGACATGGGGAACGCGGAGCGGGCTCCGGGATCTCGGAGCTTTGGGCCCGTACCCACGCTGCTGCTGCTCGCCGCGGCGCTACTGGCCGTGTCGGACGCACTCGGGCGCCCCTCCGAGGAGGACGAGGAGCTAGTGGTGCCGGAGCTGGAGCGCGCCCCGGGACACGGGACCACGCGCCTCCGCCTGCACGCCTTTGACCAGCAGCTGGATCTGGAGCTGCGGCCCGACAGCAGCTTTTTGGCGCCCGGCTTCACGCTCCAGAACGTGGGGCGCAAATCCGGGTCCGAGACGCCGCTTCCGGAAACCGACCTGGCGCACTGCTTCTACTCCGGCACCGTGAATGGCGATCCCAGCTCGGCTGCCGCCCTCAGCCTCTGCGAGGGCGTGCGCGGCGCCTTCTACCTGCTGGGGGAGGCGTATTTCATCCAGCCGCTGCCCGCCGCCAGCGAGCGCCTCGCCACCGCCGCCCCAGGGGAGAAGCCGCCGGCACCACTACAGTTCCACCTCCTGCGGCGGAATCGGCAGGGCGACGTCGGCGGCACGTGCGGGGTCGTGGACGACGAGCCCCGGCCGACTGGGAAAGCGGAGACCGAAGACGAGGACGAAGGGACTGAGGGCGAGGACGAAGGGGCTCAGTGGTCGCCGCAGGACCCGGCACTGCAAGGCGTAGGACAGCCCACAG gaACTGGAAGCATAAGAAAGAAGCGATTTGTGTCCAGTCACCGCTATGTGGAAACCATGCTTGTGGCAGACCAGTCGATGGCAGAATTCCACGGCAGTGGTCTAAAGCATTACCTTCTCACGTTGTTTTCGGTGGCAGCCAGATTGTACAAACACCCCAGCATTCGTAATTCAGTTAGCCTGGTGGTGGTGAAGATCTTGGTCATCCACGATGAACAGAAGGGGCCGGAAGTGACCTCCAATGCTGCCCTCACTCTGCGGAACTTTTGCAACTGGCAGAAGCAGCACAACCCACCCAGTGACCGGGATGCAGAGCACTATGACACAGCAGTTCTTTTCACCAGACAG GACTTGTGTGGGTCCCAGACATGTGATACTCTTGGGATGGCTGATGTTGGAACTGTGTGTGATCCGAGCAGAAGCTGCTCCGTCATAGAAGATGATGGTTTACAAGCTGCCTTCACCACAGCCCATGAATTAG GCCACGTGTTTAACATGCCACATGATGATGCAAAGCAGTGTGCCAGCCTTAATGGTGTGAACCAGGATTCCCACATGATGGCGTCAATGCTTTCCAACCTGGACCACAGCCAGCCTTGGTCTCCTTGCAGTGCCTACATGATTACATCATTTCTGGATAATGGTCATG GGGAATGTTTGATGGACAAGCCTCAGAATCCCATACAGCTCCCAGGCGATCTCCCTGGCACCTCGTACGATGCCAACCGGCAGTGCCAGTTTACATTTGGGGAGGACTCCAAACACTGCCCCGATGCAGCCAGCACATGTAGCACCTTGTGGTGTACCGGCACCTCTGGCGGGGTGCTGGTGTGCCAAACCAAACACTTCCCGTGGGCAGATGGCACCAGCTGTGGAGAAGGGAAATGGTGTATCAACGGCAAGTGTGTGAACAAAACCGACAGAAAGCATTTTGAT ACGCCTTTTCATGGAAGCTGGGGAATGTGGGGGCCTTGGGGAGACTGTTCGAGAACGTGCGGTGGAGGAGTCCAGTACACGATGAGGGAATGTGACAACCCAGTCCCAAAGAATGGAGGGAAGTACTGTGAAGGCAAACGAGTGCGCTACAGATCCTGTAACCTTGAGGACTGTCCAGACAATAATG GAAAAACCTTTAGAGAGGAACAATGTGAAGCACACAACGAGTTTTCAAAAGCTTCCTTTGGGAGTGGGCCTGCGGTGGAATGGATTCCCAAGTACGCTGGCGTCTCACCAAAGGACAGGTGCAAGCTCATCTGCCAAGCCAAAGGCATTGGCTACTTCTTCGTTTTGCAGCCCAAG GTTGTAGATGGTACTCCATGTAGCCCAGATTCCACCTCTGTCTGTGTGCAAGGACAGTGTGTAAAAGCTGGTTGTGATCGCATCATAGACTCCAAAAAGAAGTTTGATAAATGTGGTGTTTGTGGGGGAAATGGATCTACTTGTAAGAAAATATCAGGATCAGTTACTAGTGCAAA ACCTGGATATCATGATATCATCACAATTCCAACTGGAGCCACCAACATCGAAGTGAAACAGCGGAACCAGAGGGGATCCAGGAACAATGGCAGCTTTCTTGCCATCAAAGCTGCTGATGGCACGTATATTCTTAATGGTGACTACACTTTGTCCACCTTAGAGCAAGACATTATGTACAAAGGTGTTGTCTTGAGGTACAGCGGCTCCTCTGCGGCATTGGAAAGAATTCGCAGCTTTAGCCCTCTCAAAGAGCCCTTGACCATCCAGGTTCTTACTGTGGGCAATGCCCTTCGACCTAAAATTAAATACACCTACTTCgtaaagaagaagaaggaatctTTCAATGCTATCCCCACTTTTTCAGCATGGGTCATTGAAGAGTGGGGCGAATGTTCTAAGTCATGTGAATTGGGTTGGCAGAGAAGACTGGTAGAATGCCGAGACATTAATGGACAGCCTGCTTCCGAGTGTGCAAAGGAAGTGAAGCCAGCCAGCACCAGACCTTGTGCAGACCATCCCTGCCCCCAGTGGCAGCTGGGGGAGTGGTCATCATGTTCTAAGACCTGTGGGAAGGGTTACAAAAAAAGAAGCTTGAAGTGTCTGTCCCATGATGGAGGGGTGTTATCTCATGAGAGCTGTGATCCTTTAAAGAAACCTAAACATTTCATAGACTTTTGCACAATGGCAGAATGCAGTTAA